Proteins encoded together in one Planctomyces sp. SH-PL14 window:
- a CDS encoding efflux RND transporter permease subunit has product MLNAIILFSLRNRLLVLIAAAAVVVYGVIQLRQMPVDVFPDLNRPTVTIMTEAAGLAPEEVEVLVTRPIEFLLNGATGVQRVRSSSGIGLSIVWVEFDWGTDIFQDRQIVAEKLQLARERLPQDANPVMAPISSIMGEIMLLGVRSTATASDEAAAATKAMELRTLAEFTLRNRLLAVEGVSQVTVMGGVLKQYQIVTSPARLAAQGVTLEQLTDAAQQANVLASGGIVVRPPKESLLRVSGQSLTLEDVASTPVLWREPIPVLIRDVADVQFGGPIARGNGSVWVKVAPEGKEARDAVQRELPAAADHEHGEHAHHHDEPAPAALSGGPAVILTVQKQPNADTLVLDRKIDAMLDQLQKDLPGDIQIERRIFRQADFIEAAVDNVTEAVRDGAIWVVVVLFFFMGNFRTSVSSLTSMPLSILLTILVFHWFNITINTMTLGGIAVAIGDLVDDSIVDIENIYRRLKENRRLPAPEQRPALTVIYEASTEIRNSIVYATLIVILVVFPLFSMSGLEGRMFAPLGISYIIALLCSLVVSLTFTPVLGSLLLPGAKFLEEERDPLLMRWLKAVDTVVLRYTLRHATLILGVMSVLVVIACASIFWMGGEFLPPFNEGTLTINVRMEPGTSLGESERIATQAERSILDVSEVLSVSRRTGRAELDEHAEGVNSSELDVALAEYSVPREGKLYGVLRLIPVAHLWGYQTQGRPREQVIADIRDRIANIPGAAVNIGQPISHRLDHMMSGIRAQIAVKVFGQDLRELRTAAYDIQERMQPIAGIVDLQIEPQVEISQIRLKINREEAARHGLTPGDIAELAETAYKGRVVSQILDEDRYFDLVVWYDAASRSDPEVINQTVIDSPSGRRIALDQVAEILDTTGPNTLNREHVQRRIVVFCNVQGRDLASVVGDIRKAIAPVESKLTAAPGSYYVEISGQFEAQQDAQRRLLILGALSIVGVFLLLAKALESWRAALQVMANIPLAAFGSVVTLLLVNRPAWDTLKAAPLSQWPELWIGATSLSVAHWVGFITLIGVVSRNGIMMISHYIHLMQHEGETFSEEMIIRGSLERLAPVMMTATTSFIGLLPLLFGAGQTGKEILYPLALVVFGGMLTSTLLDQIVTPALFFKFGRKVYTHSSPATRQSPNNHEGGLATIAKV; this is encoded by the coding sequence GTGCTCAATGCCATCATCCTTTTCTCGCTTCGCAATCGCCTGCTGGTGCTCATCGCGGCAGCTGCGGTGGTGGTCTATGGCGTAATCCAGCTGCGACAGATGCCGGTGGACGTCTTTCCCGACCTCAACCGGCCGACCGTCACCATCATGACCGAGGCTGCGGGGCTGGCGCCGGAAGAAGTCGAAGTTCTCGTCACGCGACCGATCGAGTTTTTGCTCAACGGCGCGACTGGCGTGCAGCGTGTTCGCTCGTCGTCGGGCATCGGCCTGTCGATCGTCTGGGTCGAGTTCGACTGGGGAACCGACATCTTCCAGGACCGGCAAATCGTGGCAGAGAAGCTGCAGCTGGCGCGGGAGCGGCTGCCGCAGGACGCCAATCCGGTGATGGCCCCGATCTCCTCCATCATGGGCGAGATCATGTTGCTCGGCGTCCGGTCGACAGCAACGGCGTCTGATGAAGCGGCGGCCGCCACCAAGGCGATGGAACTGCGAACGCTGGCGGAATTCACGCTGAGAAATCGCCTGCTGGCGGTGGAGGGCGTGTCCCAGGTCACCGTGATGGGCGGCGTCCTAAAGCAATATCAAATCGTCACGTCGCCTGCGCGGCTGGCGGCACAAGGCGTCACACTCGAGCAGCTGACTGATGCCGCGCAGCAAGCCAATGTGCTGGCCAGCGGCGGCATCGTCGTGCGGCCTCCCAAAGAGTCGCTGCTGCGCGTTAGCGGTCAAAGCCTGACGCTGGAGGACGTCGCGAGCACACCGGTGCTGTGGCGGGAGCCGATTCCGGTGCTCATTCGCGACGTCGCCGATGTGCAGTTTGGGGGCCCGATCGCGCGGGGAAATGGCAGCGTCTGGGTCAAAGTCGCACCAGAGGGCAAGGAGGCCAGGGACGCCGTTCAACGAGAACTGCCGGCAGCCGCCGACCATGAACATGGCGAGCACGCACATCATCATGACGAGCCGGCCCCGGCGGCATTGAGCGGCGGGCCGGCCGTCATTCTCACCGTGCAGAAGCAACCCAATGCGGACACGCTCGTTCTGGATCGCAAGATCGATGCGATGCTCGATCAGCTTCAGAAGGACTTGCCGGGCGACATCCAGATTGAGCGCCGCATCTTCCGGCAGGCCGATTTCATCGAAGCCGCGGTGGACAATGTCACTGAAGCGGTGCGGGACGGTGCCATTTGGGTCGTCGTGGTCCTGTTCTTCTTCATGGGCAATTTTCGTACGAGTGTCAGCTCTTTGACCTCCATGCCGCTGTCGATCCTGCTGACGATCCTGGTCTTTCACTGGTTCAACATCACCATCAACACCATGACGCTCGGCGGCATCGCCGTGGCGATCGGGGATCTGGTCGATGATTCGATCGTCGATATCGAGAACATCTATAGGCGGCTGAAGGAGAATCGTCGTCTGCCCGCGCCAGAGCAGCGTCCCGCATTGACGGTGATCTACGAGGCCTCGACCGAGATCCGAAATTCGATCGTCTACGCCACCTTGATCGTGATTCTCGTGGTCTTCCCCCTGTTCTCCATGTCCGGTCTGGAAGGACGCATGTTCGCCCCGCTGGGCATTTCCTACATCATCGCGCTTTTGTGCTCACTGGTGGTGTCGCTGACCTTCACTCCCGTGCTCGGCTCACTGCTGTTGCCGGGTGCGAAATTCCTGGAGGAGGAGCGCGACCCGCTGCTGATGCGATGGCTCAAAGCGGTCGATACGGTCGTCTTGCGCTATACGCTTCGCCACGCCACGCTGATTCTGGGCGTCATGTCGGTGCTGGTCGTGATCGCCTGCGCCAGCATTTTTTGGATGGGGGGAGAATTCCTTCCTCCCTTCAACGAAGGCACGCTTACGATCAATGTCAGGATGGAACCGGGCACGAGCCTTGGCGAAAGCGAACGGATCGCGACGCAGGCGGAGCGATCCATCCTCGACGTTTCCGAAGTATTATCCGTGTCGCGGCGGACGGGGCGTGCTGAACTGGATGAACATGCCGAGGGCGTCAATTCATCGGAACTCGACGTTGCGCTGGCAGAGTACAGCGTGCCTCGCGAGGGAAAGCTCTACGGCGTCCTTCGCCTGATTCCCGTCGCCCATCTTTGGGGATACCAGACTCAGGGCCGTCCGCGCGAACAGGTCATCGCGGATATTCGCGACCGGATCGCGAATATTCCCGGCGCGGCAGTCAATATCGGACAGCCGATCTCGCATCGCCTCGATCACATGATGTCCGGAATCCGCGCGCAGATCGCGGTCAAAGTCTTCGGCCAGGATTTGCGTGAACTGCGGACCGCTGCCTACGACATCCAGGAGCGGATGCAGCCGATCGCGGGTATCGTCGATCTGCAGATTGAACCACAGGTCGAGATCTCTCAGATCCGGCTCAAGATCAATCGGGAAGAGGCGGCGCGTCACGGACTGACGCCCGGCGATATCGCCGAGCTCGCCGAGACGGCCTACAAGGGCCGCGTCGTCTCGCAGATCCTTGATGAGGATCGTTATTTCGATCTCGTAGTGTGGTACGACGCCGCGTCTCGCAGCGATCCCGAGGTCATCAATCAAACCGTGATCGACTCACCTTCCGGACGCCGGATTGCACTCGATCAGGTCGCAGAAATCCTCGATACAACCGGTCCCAACACGCTGAATCGTGAGCATGTGCAGCGGCGGATCGTCGTGTTCTGCAATGTGCAGGGACGCGACCTGGCAAGCGTGGTCGGTGATATCCGCAAGGCCATCGCTCCGGTCGAAAGTAAACTCACCGCGGCGCCGGGAAGTTACTACGTCGAAATCAGCGGACAGTTTGAAGCCCAGCAGGACGCCCAGCGGCGGCTTCTGATTCTCGGGGCGCTCAGCATTGTCGGCGTGTTCCTGCTCTTGGCAAAGGCGCTCGAATCCTGGCGGGCCGCACTGCAGGTGATGGCGAACATTCCCTTGGCGGCATTTGGTTCCGTGGTGACCCTGCTGCTGGTCAACCGGCCGGCCTGGGACACGCTCAAGGCGGCGCCACTGTCGCAATGGCCGGAACTGTGGATCGGGGCCACCAGTCTTTCGGTGGCGCACTGGGTCGGTTTCATCACGCTGATCGGCGTTGTCAGCCGCAACGGAATCATGATGATTTCGCACTACATCCATCTGATGCAGCACGAGGGCGAGACCTTCTCAGAAGAGATGATCATTCGCGGCAGCCTGGAGCGCCTCGCGCCGGTCATGATGACGGCGACGACCAGCTTCATCGGACTTCTGCCGCTGTTGTTCGGAGCCGGCCAGACGGGGAAGGAGATCCTTTATCCGCTCGCCTTGGTGGTCTTCGGCGGAATGCTGACATCGACATTGCTCGATCAGATCGTGACGCCGGCCTTGTTCTTCAAATTCGGCCGAAAGGTCTATACGCACTCTTCGCCCGCTACTCGGCAGTCGCCGAACAACCACGAAGGGGGTTTAGCGACCATCGCCAAGGTCTAG
- a CDS encoding heavy metal-responsive transcriptional regulator, whose amino-acid sequence MSATLTIGKLAKAAEVGIETIRFYEREGLLAPAGRKASGYRQYEQDAVAKLRFIRMAKRLGFSLKEIQSLLELRLDPRAKRSSLKAKAQAKIADIEARVEELLQMKRALLPLVDACDGLGPLEGCPILRALEHPHHQCKEMPS is encoded by the coding sequence ATGAGTGCCACACTCACCATTGGGAAACTTGCCAAGGCTGCTGAGGTTGGAATCGAAACCATCCGCTTCTACGAGCGTGAAGGACTGCTCGCGCCTGCCGGGAGGAAGGCCTCAGGCTATCGCCAGTACGAGCAGGATGCCGTCGCAAAGCTTCGGTTCATTCGTATGGCGAAGCGATTGGGATTCAGTCTGAAAGAGATCCAGTCTCTGCTGGAACTGCGCCTCGATCCGCGCGCCAAACGGTCAAGCCTGAAGGCGAAGGCACAAGCCAAGATCGCCGACATCGAGGCGAGGGTCGAAGAGCTCCTGCAGATGAAACGAGCGCTGCTTCCTCTTGTCGATGCGTGCGACGGCCTGGGGCCGCTTGAAGGCTGTCCGATCCTGCGTGCGCTGGAACACCCACATCATCAATGCAAGGAGATGCCATCATGA
- a CDS encoding efflux RND transporter periplasmic adaptor subunit: protein MTSPIRLTVALCLAACLLAADALAHEGHQPLPSKGVQVDVERGHVTLSKQARDILDIQSVEIGPGTIASRIYAYTTVVTPWRRRANVSTRLAGKVTALHVVPGDKVQAGQRLVELDSVAFQTLRADYQKTLSELELARTVLKALAPAGAGGAVSGQRVVEAQTAVKQSEIALEVLKAKAAGLHIAADQLEQSDDAGFHVPAASPIKGVVVHSDVAVGRLVEPTDHLLEIVDPRHVWVEIPLLERDIHRVREGQQVLLRFAALGAKEFSARISRIGRLLDPQTHQVSVWADLDVEPGTTGPVAGMSGTAQIVSSLAADALTVPSAAIFSDGADRYVFVEEASTREGAEYRKRSVVLGRRSADVAEVVGGEVYPGDRIVVRGGHELSSLFFLGVLKPGAATAKAIGLKLEALTDRPIEEVIHVDGSVEIAPQDRIEVSAQISGVLSRIHVDRAQEVAAGDPLIEITSLELQDVQLDLIQAKLSLDSWSDLYARRKEAGEGVSPRVLAETEKQVLGATGRVAALRDKLLTIGLGASELDQILASRRVAESLTIRAPFAGSVVRFDGVLGQTWPANSPMLEIHRLTRPRVQVFLPERLAAKVAIGQHARVRLSAYPDRQFDGKVARIGPSQIAGSRTLAAWIELDAPSEPLLLHNMLARAVIRIATPPPVLGVPKSAIVQDGLQTFVFVRKSDGTFERRRVQVGTSDDRFVEIRQGAARGESIAVGGVPQLQTAYASVR, encoded by the coding sequence ATGACATCGCCGATTCGCCTGACTGTCGCTCTGTGCCTGGCGGCCTGCCTGCTGGCGGCCGATGCATTGGCGCATGAGGGACACCAGCCCTTGCCCAGCAAAGGTGTGCAGGTCGATGTTGAGCGTGGACATGTCACGCTGAGCAAGCAGGCACGCGACATCCTGGATATCCAGTCGGTTGAGATTGGCCCGGGGACCATTGCGTCGCGGATCTACGCCTATACGACGGTCGTTACGCCGTGGCGCAGACGAGCCAATGTCAGCACTCGCCTCGCCGGTAAAGTGACCGCGCTCCACGTCGTGCCCGGCGATAAAGTGCAGGCTGGACAGAGGCTCGTCGAGCTCGACAGCGTAGCGTTCCAGACGCTGCGGGCTGACTACCAAAAGACGTTGAGTGAGCTGGAGCTTGCACGAACGGTACTCAAGGCGCTCGCGCCTGCTGGCGCAGGGGGTGCTGTCTCCGGCCAGCGCGTGGTCGAGGCGCAAACGGCCGTTAAGCAAAGTGAAATCGCCCTGGAAGTGCTTAAGGCGAAGGCGGCCGGCCTGCACATCGCCGCCGACCAGCTTGAGCAGTCAGACGACGCCGGCTTTCATGTTCCGGCGGCAAGTCCGATCAAGGGAGTCGTGGTTCACAGCGACGTCGCCGTCGGACGGCTGGTCGAGCCGACCGACCATCTCCTGGAGATCGTGGACCCGAGGCATGTATGGGTCGAAATCCCCCTGCTGGAGCGTGACATTCACCGCGTGCGAGAAGGCCAGCAGGTGCTCCTTCGCTTTGCGGCCCTCGGGGCGAAGGAATTCTCGGCACGTATATCGCGGATTGGCCGGTTGCTCGATCCGCAAACCCATCAGGTCAGCGTTTGGGCGGACCTCGACGTTGAGCCGGGTACAACAGGTCCGGTTGCCGGGATGAGCGGCACCGCTCAGATCGTGTCGAGTCTCGCCGCCGATGCGCTGACGGTTCCTTCCGCGGCAATCTTTAGCGATGGCGCGGATCGCTATGTTTTTGTCGAAGAGGCGTCGACCCGCGAGGGTGCAGAATACCGCAAGCGCTCGGTCGTCCTTGGCCGACGTTCCGCAGACGTCGCGGAGGTGGTGGGCGGAGAGGTCTATCCCGGCGATCGCATCGTCGTACGGGGCGGCCACGAACTATCGAGCCTGTTCTTTCTGGGCGTGTTGAAACCGGGCGCCGCCACCGCTAAAGCGATCGGACTCAAACTCGAAGCGTTGACGGATCGCCCGATCGAGGAAGTGATCCATGTCGATGGAAGCGTCGAAATTGCGCCGCAGGACCGGATCGAAGTGTCCGCGCAAATCAGCGGCGTTTTGAGCCGCATTCATGTTGATCGCGCTCAGGAGGTGGCGGCAGGCGATCCCTTGATCGAAATCACCAGCCTGGAGCTTCAGGACGTACAGCTCGACCTCATTCAGGCCAAGCTCAGCCTCGATAGCTGGTCAGACCTTTACGCGCGTCGCAAGGAAGCGGGTGAGGGCGTTTCGCCGCGCGTCCTGGCAGAAACCGAAAAGCAGGTCCTCGGAGCGACCGGCCGCGTTGCAGCATTGCGCGACAAGCTCCTGACGATCGGATTGGGTGCATCGGAGCTCGACCAGATTCTTGCGAGCCGGAGGGTCGCTGAATCGCTGACGATCCGCGCGCCCTTCGCAGGCAGCGTGGTGCGTTTTGACGGCGTGCTCGGTCAGACCTGGCCGGCGAATTCGCCGATGCTCGAGATTCATCGCCTGACCCGGCCGAGAGTTCAGGTGTTCCTGCCGGAGCGGCTGGCGGCCAAAGTCGCCATTGGTCAACACGCGCGCGTACGGCTGTCGGCCTATCCGGACCGGCAATTCGACGGCAAGGTGGCGCGGATCGGACCGAGTCAGATCGCCGGCAGCCGGACGTTGGCAGCATGGATCGAGCTGGATGCACCGTCCGAGCCGCTGCTTCTGCACAACATGCTGGCCCGAGCCGTCATCCGCATTGCTACACCGCCGCCGGTCCTGGGGGTTCCCAAATCGGCGATCGTGCAAGACGGGCTGCAGACCTTTGTTTTTGTTCGCAAGAGTGATGGCACGTTTGAGCGGCGGCGCGTGCAGGTAGGCACATCGGACGACCGGTTCGTGGAGATCCGCCAGGGCGCCGCCAGGGGGGAGAGCATCGCCGTGGGCGGCGTTCCCCAGCTTCAGACCGCTTACGCTTCCGTTCGCTGA
- a CDS encoding heavy metal translocating P-type ATPase, whose amino-acid sequence MNDAPKLKVGGCCHDRVAQSDSGHTDPVCGMKVDPKSAAGSHDHDGTTYYFCSKSCLAKFQAEPQRFVRRATAPVALHDAASHTDPVCGMEVDPRSAAGSHVHDGQTFFFCSQGCLSKFRADPPRYLRAEPAKQEQASRSGKYTCPMHPEIVQDGPGTCPKCGMALEPMDPAEQSGDDAEYHDMRRRFVVGAIFAVPIFLIAMGAMLPLAGLAHFLHQNMAALNWVQLALSLPVVLWCGWPFFQRAWSSVLHRSPNMFTLIAIGVGTAFLYSVFATTVPHLFPEGFRGPSGGVEPYFDSAAVIVVLVLLGQVLELRARSQTGAAIRALLGLAPKTARVIRDGEELDIPLTEVRVGDAIRIRPGEKVPVDGTVSEGASNVDESMVTGEPIPVGKTSGDGLIGGTVNTTGGLIMRAERVGSDTLLSQIVHLVGEAQRSRAPIEKLVNRISAFFVPTVLVVALATFVGWTFWGTEPRLAHALLNSVAVLIIACPCALGLATPMAVMVGTGKAASLGVLFRDAEALETLRLVDTLIVDKTGTLTEGKPKLTSVTPLGGFTDEQILALAAGLERGSEHPLGAAIIGGAKERNVAAADISDFTSVTGKGVRGKAGEDDVAIGNAALLQELGVDSAPFQSQWDALRNDGQTVMAVVRGHELVGLVGVSDPIKATSADAIRDLHSEGLKMMMVTGDHRRTADAVAKRLGIDEVRAEVLPETKSRIVSDLQRQGRKVAMAGDGINDAPALAKAEVGIAMGTGTDVAMESAGVTLVKGDLRGIVRAIRLSRTTSAAIRQNLVLAFAYNAICIPAAAFGWVSPIWASAAMSLSSVSVIANSLRLRSSSV is encoded by the coding sequence ATGAATGATGCACCGAAACTCAAGGTCGGTGGCTGCTGCCACGACCGCGTTGCTCAATCGGATTCCGGGCACACAGATCCGGTGTGCGGAATGAAGGTCGATCCTAAGAGCGCTGCGGGCTCGCACGATCATGACGGCACGACCTACTACTTCTGCAGCAAGAGCTGCCTTGCCAAGTTTCAGGCTGAACCCCAACGATTCGTCCGCAGGGCGACGGCACCCGTCGCCCTGCATGACGCCGCCAGCCACACTGACCCGGTCTGTGGCATGGAGGTTGATCCTCGTTCTGCCGCGGGTTCGCACGTGCATGACGGCCAGACTTTTTTCTTCTGCAGCCAGGGATGCCTCAGTAAGTTCCGCGCTGATCCCCCTCGCTACCTGCGGGCTGAGCCCGCAAAGCAGGAGCAGGCGTCCAGATCGGGCAAATATACCTGCCCGATGCATCCCGAGATCGTTCAGGACGGGCCAGGAACCTGCCCCAAATGCGGCATGGCACTCGAGCCGATGGACCCGGCCGAGCAGTCCGGGGACGATGCGGAGTATCACGACATGCGTCGTCGCTTCGTCGTCGGGGCGATCTTTGCTGTCCCCATCTTCCTGATTGCGATGGGCGCGATGCTGCCCTTGGCGGGGCTCGCTCACTTCCTACACCAGAACATGGCGGCGCTGAACTGGGTGCAGCTCGCCTTGTCGTTGCCTGTCGTGCTGTGGTGCGGCTGGCCCTTTTTCCAGCGGGCCTGGAGCTCGGTTCTCCATCGCAGCCCGAACATGTTCACCCTGATTGCTATTGGCGTTGGCACCGCGTTTCTCTACAGCGTTTTCGCCACGACAGTGCCTCATCTCTTCCCTGAAGGCTTTCGCGGCCCCAGCGGAGGTGTCGAGCCTTACTTTGACAGTGCGGCTGTGATCGTCGTCCTCGTCCTCTTAGGACAGGTATTGGAGCTGCGGGCGCGTTCGCAGACCGGGGCCGCAATCCGCGCTCTGCTCGGCCTCGCTCCCAAGACAGCCCGTGTGATTCGCGATGGCGAAGAGCTCGATATCCCGCTGACGGAAGTCAGGGTAGGGGATGCCATTCGCATCCGCCCTGGGGAAAAGGTTCCGGTTGATGGAACAGTCTCGGAAGGCGCAAGCAACGTCGACGAATCGATGGTCACCGGCGAACCGATCCCGGTTGGAAAGACCAGCGGTGACGGGCTGATCGGCGGCACGGTCAATACCACCGGCGGGCTGATCATGAGGGCCGAGCGCGTCGGCAGCGATACGCTGCTGTCACAGATCGTCCATCTCGTCGGCGAGGCGCAACGCAGCCGCGCTCCCATCGAGAAACTCGTCAATCGGATTTCAGCCTTTTTCGTGCCGACAGTCCTCGTCGTCGCGCTGGCGACGTTTGTCGGATGGACCTTTTGGGGGACTGAGCCCCGTCTGGCCCATGCCCTCCTGAATTCCGTCGCGGTGCTGATCATCGCCTGTCCCTGTGCCCTGGGCCTGGCGACGCCGATGGCGGTCATGGTGGGCACCGGCAAAGCGGCATCGCTGGGTGTTCTGTTCCGCGACGCCGAGGCCCTGGAGACACTCCGGCTGGTGGACACGCTCATCGTGGACAAGACAGGAACCTTGACCGAAGGAAAGCCGAAATTGACCTCTGTTACACCGCTCGGAGGCTTCACCGATGAACAGATTCTCGCCCTCGCCGCGGGACTTGAAAGAGGCAGCGAGCACCCGCTCGGCGCCGCAATCATCGGCGGCGCAAAGGAGCGAAACGTCGCTGCAGCCGACATCAGTGACTTCACCTCTGTCACGGGTAAAGGCGTCCGCGGCAAGGCCGGCGAAGACGACGTCGCGATCGGCAATGCGGCCCTTCTCCAAGAGCTCGGGGTTGACTCCGCGCCGTTTCAGTCTCAATGGGACGCGCTGCGAAACGACGGACAGACGGTGATGGCCGTCGTCCGAGGTCATGAACTGGTCGGGCTTGTCGGCGTCTCGGACCCCATCAAGGCGACATCGGCTGATGCGATCCGCGATCTGCACAGCGAAGGCCTGAAGATGATGATGGTAACTGGCGATCACCGGCGTACCGCGGACGCGGTCGCCAAACGGCTCGGCATCGACGAGGTGCGGGCGGAAGTCCTGCCGGAGACGAAAAGCCGCATCGTGTCGGATCTGCAGCGTCAGGGGCGCAAGGTCGCGATGGCCGGCGACGGCATCAACGATGCGCCTGCCTTGGCGAAAGCTGAAGTCGGCATCGCCATGGGCACGGGAACGGATGTCGCGATGGAGAGTGCAGGGGTGACGCTGGTAAAAGGCGACCTTCGTGGGATCGTCAGAGCGATCCGCCTAAGCCGGACGACATCTGCGGCGATCCGACAGAACCTCGTGCTGGCCTTCGCCTATAACGCGATCTGTATTCCGGCCGCGGCGTTCGGATGGGTCTCCCCCATCTGGGCGAGCGCGGCGATGAGCCTCAGCTCGGTCAGCGTCATCGCGAACTCCCTTCGCTTGCGAAGTTCGTCCGTGTGA
- a CDS encoding heavy-metal-associated domain-containing protein, whose protein sequence is MKAILFSMLSLVGALASPLSVQAADPAGQTIITIEGMHCAGCAKALANKLRAVKAVATVEVDVKTGKATVAASKAQAPSPKLLWEAVETAGYKPTTLSGPAGTFQTKPKS, encoded by the coding sequence GTGAAAGCCATTTTGTTTTCGATGTTGTCTCTCGTCGGGGCCCTGGCCTCGCCGTTGTCGGTCCAGGCTGCAGATCCGGCCGGACAAACCATCATCACTATTGAGGGGATGCACTGCGCGGGCTGCGCGAAGGCTTTGGCCAACAAGCTTCGAGCAGTGAAGGCCGTGGCAACCGTCGAGGTCGATGTCAAGACGGGCAAAGCGACCGTCGCCGCCAGCAAGGCGCAAGCGCCGTCTCCCAAACTGCTTTGGGAGGCGGTCGAGACGGCCGGATATAAGCCGACGACGCTCAGCGGCCCGGCGGGCACATTCCAGACAAAACCGAAGTCCTAG